A stretch of Lathyrus oleraceus cultivar Zhongwan6 chromosome 6, CAAS_Psat_ZW6_1.0, whole genome shotgun sequence DNA encodes these proteins:
- the LOC127093074 gene encoding transcription repressor OFP13 codes for MVKKMKLLSFFKNKDKKSSSPRACLQCTYKPKTLSFRANQNDAVFEIPETSEFITPRFSSENFSGDSVETVNIECLRSDRFFFEPDETRSIIKAKENINSSDGLITRSSGSDINNNNNNNNEGLLLPFENTVEIAIDSQNPIQDFKKSIVEMVEAHGVNNWEALEKLMSWYLEVNEEMNHEFVIDAFLDLFVNNLDSPNSSPLSIHSCSSLDSSWNTARVSSYSSPL; via the coding sequence ATGGTGAAGAAAATGAAGCTTCTCTCATTTTTCAAAAACAAAGATAAGAAATCATCTTCACCAAGGGCTTGTCTACAATGTACCTACAAACCGAAAACCCTATCTTTCAGAGCCAACCAAAACGACGCTGTATTCGAGATTCCAGAAACTTCTGAATTCATAACACCAAGATTTTCTTCTGAGAATTTCAGTGGTGATTCAGTTGAAACGGTGAATATTGAATGTTTACGGTCGGATCGATTTTTTTTCGAACCGGACGAAACAAGATCAATAATTAAGGCCAAAGAAAACATTAATTCATCTGATGGATTAATAACTAGGTCTAGCGGGAGTgatattaataataataataataataataatgaggGTTTGTTATTACCATTTGAAAACACTGTTGAGATTGCGATTGATTCGCAAAACCCTATCCAAGATTTCAAAAAATCGATTGTGGAAATGGTGGAGGCTCATGGTGTTAACAACTGGGAAGCTTTGGAGAAGCTTATGAGTTGGTATTTGGAAGTTAATGAGGAAATGAATCATGAGTTTGTTATTGATGCTTTTTTGGATTTATTTGTTAATAATCTTGATTCTCCTAATTCTTCTCCTTTATCGATTCATAGTTGTTCTTCTCTTGATTCTTCATGGAATACAGCTCGTGTTTCATCTTATAGTTCACCTTTGTAA